The following proteins come from a genomic window of Candidatus Bathyarchaeota archaeon:
- a CDS encoding methyltransferase domain-containing protein, with protein MNKHEWYISLFDELNEYWAEIVDARSTEKEVEFLENVIKTKGLLLDLCCGTGRHSILLSRKGWKVIGLDISASLLRIAKKKMSGKDIRLPLVRGEMRHLPFQSETFAAVINMFTSFGYLPSKKEDVKSLKEVARILQQDGSFLMDIANRDHVLNVFKKKDWGEFPHFYMLEKRALDVEGSRLYSQWIFVDKNSGKTRTFDHNLRLFSFPQLQRMLKKAALEIQKVYGDYEGQEFQQDSTRLIMLANKKRLYNKGQSSISFL; from the coding sequence ATGAATAAGCATGAGTGGTATATTTCACTTTTTGATGAATTAAATGAGTACTGGGCAGAAATAGTGGATGCTCGCTCTACAGAAAAGGAAGTTGAATTCCTTGAAAACGTTATAAAAACAAAAGGTTTACTTCTTGATCTCTGTTGTGGTACAGGACGCCATTCCATTCTCCTCAGCAGGAAAGGATGGAAAGTAATAGGACTTGACATATCAGCTAGTCTCCTTAGAATTGCCAAAAAGAAGATGTCAGGGAAAGACATTCGCTTGCCGCTAGTGAGGGGCGAAATGCGGCATCTGCCGTTTCAATCGGAGACTTTCGCGGCTGTAATCAACATGTTTACAAGTTTCGGTTATCTGCCCTCGAAAAAAGAAGACGTAAAAAGCCTAAAGGAAGTTGCAAGAATACTTCAACAAGACGGTTCGTTTTTAATGGATATCGCAAACCGAGACCATGTTCTAAATGTTTTTAAGAAGAAAGATTGGGGAGAATTTCCTCATTTTTACATGCTGGAAAAACGTGCTTTAGACGTTGAAGGGTCAAGACTTTATTCCCAATGGATTTTTGTAGACAAAAACAGCGGTAAAACAAGAACATTCGATCATAACTTGCGACTGTTCTCTTTTCCACAATTGCAAAGAATGCTTAAAAAAGCAGCACTTGAAATACAGAAAGTTTACGGAGATTACGAAGGTCAAGAATTTCAGCAAGACTCCACCCGGTTGATTATGCTGGCAAATAAGAAGAGACTATATAATAAAGGACAAAGTTCTATCAGTTTTTTGTAA